One Zingiber officinale cultivar Zhangliang chromosome 10B, Zo_v1.1, whole genome shotgun sequence genomic window, TCGACTGAGCCACTCTCAAATCTCTCCGGCTTGAAGCTTTCGGCGTCGGCGCCCCAGTAGGCTTCATCTCTCCCCAACGCGAACACATTGATCAGGACTCGGGCTCCGGCCGGCACACGATACCCCATGACCTCGCAGGTGTTTTCGCATACTCTGGGAGGCATCAGAGGGCCTGGAGGATGGAGCCTCAGCGTCTCCTTGATCACCAACTTGAGGTAGCTGAACTTGGAGATGTCACTCTCTTCCATCTTACTACTACTCTTCACTCGCATCGCCTCCCTTATCTCTCGCTGGGCCTTCTCCATTGTCTCAGGGTTCTTCACCAGCTCTAAACATAGCCCATTCAATCGTCGACGATGATGTCTCTGTTCCTCCAATAAATATTTCCTAAAGGAACAATTAATCTACAGTTTAGACTTTAGATCGATAAGAAATGTATGCATAATGCATGTAATGTACGAACCAGGACAACGGCCTTGATGCTCTCGGTTGTGATGGGAAAATCTAGGCCGCCTTTATCTCTAAGCCTGAGAAGTACGTCGATAAATAAATCCTCCTCCGCTGGTGCATCGGCTCGTGCAGCAGCCTGACGCTGTCCCATGATTTCATCGAACACTTTGTTTAACTTTCCACGAACACGCTCTAACTTGGCCTTCAATCCAGTGAGAGTGTCCAAGAATTTGAGGGAGGGGTACATGTCACCCACCGAGAAGCTGGTGAGGAGGCCCACTGCCTCCTTCACCAGCTCTAAGAACTCGGACTGTTGTTTGCATCTTTCGCCGAACGCCGTTTTGACCACCAACACATTGGCCATGGAGCTCAACATCGCGCCGAGATCGAGAGGCGTTTGGGCCAAAGCCTT contains:
- the LOC122030134 gene encoding alpha-humulene 10-hydroxylase-like, with protein sequence MEKAQREIREAMRVKSSSKMEESDISKFSYLKLVIKETLRLHPPGPLMPPRVCENTCEVMGYRVPAGARVLINVFALGRDEAYWGADAESFKPERFESGSVDFTGLNFEFMSFGAGRRICPGMNFGLSAVEVGLAHLLFHFDWKLPHGMKTEDLDMMEISGTSEPRKTPLVVLADLAIPLP